From a region of the Solanum stenotomum isolate F172 chromosome 2, ASM1918654v1, whole genome shotgun sequence genome:
- the LOC125856092 gene encoding zinc finger BED domain-containing protein RICESLEEPER 1-like, whose product MHMTENISTDDVVILCDESINSNAMHQTQSVQPKVTKERKKRSRAWDHFGSFVDEEGNKKSKCKHCGQDYFADSVKNGTKAMLTHMLTCTKMPKSVDKSQTQIGFQSVQGGNTSDVVVVFWKFEQEQCRRALCHMVIVDELPFKFVEKEGFRNFMKVAQPHFKIASLTTVTRDCFKLFDEEKQKLKRFFGEARQRVCLTTDTWTSLQRINYMCITAHWIDNEWIMHKRIINFCPISSHKGEDMANEIMKCLRDWGLDKIFTITVDNASSNDVNVKELSKIFTKRGINFMNGEHLHVRCMAHILNLVVQDGLKVSVVSIEWVRKAVKYIRLSPARCKRFQECCEDVDINCKKSLCLDVSTRWNSTYLMLNRAIEFENVFSSYAARDIGLLHYLQFVEDEDGKNEHGSAVGALLSDDWDNVRKIANFLQIFYDLTREVSGSHYVTANSHFLKICEVSCYLKQLISSEEDNDDLLGKIASNMREKFDKYWGTPKKMNKMIFISCVLDPRHKFVSVGFALQMMFGKEGPILENGVRDYMDLLFGEYVKSLSKDKGSQHSSSLSSSLFENSSSLLSSSGSSVQSIGSLGTFMGDLMKHKAENTTTVKTELQKYLAEENEVESKNFNILSWWKINSPRFPVLAEMARDVLAIPISSVASECAFSTGGRILDSFRSSLTPKLVQTLVCLQDWIRSESRPISVEEDIDVLEQLEQDLANTSILDD is encoded by the exons ATGCATATGactgaaaatatttcaactgATGATGTGGTGATCCTATGTGATGAAAGTATTAATTCAAATGCTATGCATCAAACACAATCTGTTCAGCCAAAggttacaaaagaaagaaagaaaaggtcTCGAGCATGGGATCATTTTGGATCATTTGTTGATGAAGAAGGAAATAAGAAATCAAAGTGTAAGCATTGCGGTCAAGATTATTTTGCTGATTCAGTTAAAAATGGTACAAAGGCAATGCTTACTCATATGTTAACATGTACAAAGATGCCTAAAAGTGTTGATaaaagtcaaactcaaataGGCTTTCAATCTGTTCAGGGAGGGAATACAAGTGATGTGGTTGTTGTTTTCTGGAAATTTGAGCAAGAACAATGTAGGAGAGCTTTATGCCACATGGTAATTGTGGATGAACTACCTTTCAAGTTTGTCGAGAAGGAAGGTTTTAGAAACTTTATGAAAGTAGCGCAACCTCATTTTAAGATTGCTTCTCTTACCACTGTGACACGTGATTGTTTTAAACTTTTTGATGAAGAGAAGCAAAAGTTGAAAAGATTTTTCGGAGAAGCACGACAAAGAGTATGTCTGACAACTGATACTTGGACCTCTTTGCAACGGATTAATTATATGTGTATCACTGCACATTGGATCGATAATGAATGGATTATGCATAAGAGGATAATCAACTTCTGTCCAATTTCCAGCCATAAAGGTGAAGATATGGCTAATGAAATTATGAAGTGTTTGCGTGATTGGGGCttagataaaatatttaccatCACAGTCGATAATGCTAGTTCAAATGACGTGAATGTGAAAGAGTTGTCTAAGATATTCACTAAACGGGGGATCAATTTCATGAATGGAGAACACCTTCATGTGAGGTGTATGGCGCatattctaaatcttgttgttcAAGATGGTTTGAAGGTGTCTGTTGTGTCTATTGAATGGGTTAGAAAAGCAGTTAAATACATAAGGCTGTCTCCTGCGAGGTGTAAGAGGTTCCAAGAATGTTGTGAAGATGTTGATATTAATTGTAAAAAATCTTTATGTTTGGATGTTTCTACGAGATGGAACTCCACATACTTGATGTTAAATAGGGctattgagtttgaaaatgtGTTTTCCAGTTATGCTGCTCGTGATATTGGCTTGTTACATTACCTTCAGTTTGTTGAGGATGAAGATGGAAAGAATGAACATGGAAGCGCTGTTGGTGCCCTTTTGAGTGATGACTGGGACAATGTAAGAAAAATTgctaattttcttcaaattttttatgaTCTTACCAGAGAAGTATCTGGATCACACTACGTCACAGCAAACTcacattttcttaaaatttgtgAGGTTTCTTGTTATTTGAAACAATTGATATCGAGTGAAGAAGATAATGATGATCTTTTGGGTAAAATTGCTTCGAATATGAGAGAAAAATTTGATAAGTATTGGGGTACTCCAAAGAAGATGAACAAGATGATTTTTATTTCTTGCGTTTTGGATCCTCGTCACAAGTTTGTTTCAGTTGGCTTTGCACTTCAAATGATGTTTGGGAAAGAAGGTCCAATTTTAGAGAATGGAGTTAGAGACTACATGGATTTGTTGTTTGGTGAATATGTAAAGTCCCTTTCTAAAGATAAAGGCAGTCAACACTCTTCATCTTTATCTagttctttatttgaaaattctaGTTCACTGCTTTCAAGTTCAGGTAGTAGTGTCCAATCGATAGGATCTTTAGGGACATTCATGGGTGATCTAATGAAACATAAAGCTGAAAATACAACAACTGTCAAAACAGAATTGCAAAAATATCTTGCtgaagaaaatgaagttgaaaGCAAGAACTTCAACATCTTGTCTTGGTGGAAAATAAACTCACCTAGATTTCCCGTTCTTGCTGAGATGGCTCGGGATGTGTTAGCTATTCCTATTTCAAGTGTGGCATCCGAGTGTGCGTTTAGTACTGGTGGACGTATCTTGGATTCATTTAGGAGTTCATTAACTCCTAAATTGGTGCAAACTCTAGTGTGCCTTCAAGATTGGATTAGAAGTGAATCACGACCTATAAGTGTTGAGGAAGATATAGATGTCCTCGAACAGCTCGAACAAG ATTTGGCTAATACTAGCATTTTGGATGATTAA
- the LOC125856093 gene encoding uncharacterized protein LOC125856093, producing MVYVQQVEKKKLRAREEFKNERAETGNESGQQKSNVNRVAQGGSKPRACAKCGKNHSGICCESSTGCFKCGHTRHFMRDCPKNKQGNSNGGNRDQSSLVAPPDRTAPRRATSGTDGGTSHLYAINGHQEQ from the exons atggtctatgtgcagcaggtaGAGAAAAAGAAGCTGAGAGCtagagaggagttcaagaacgAGAGGGCtgagacagggaatgagtctgggcagcagaagagtaatgtcAACCG tgtggcgcaagggggtagtaagcctcgtGCCTGTGccaagtgtggtaagaaccactcaggtatttgttGTGAGagctccactggttgtttcaagtgtggtcataCTAGGCATTTCATGAGAGattgtccaaagaacaagcagggaaatagtaatgggggcaatagagacCAGTCTTCtttagttgctccaccagatagaACTGCACCTAGAAGGGCTACTTCTGGTACTGACGGAGGAACTAGCCACTTATATGCTATCAACGGTCACCAAGAGCAATag